From Brassica oleracea var. oleracea cultivar TO1000 chromosome C3, BOL, whole genome shotgun sequence, a single genomic window includes:
- the LOC106332809 gene encoding transcription factor TRY has protein sequence MDNTDRRRRRKQQKVSLHDSEEVSSIEWEFINMTEQEEDLICRMYRLVGDRWDLIAGRVPGRQPEEIERYWIMRNSDGFAEKRRQLHHSSHKNTKPYRPRFSVYPS, from the exons ATGGATAACACCGACCGTCGTCGCCGTCGTAAGCAACAGAAAGTCAGTCTCCATGACTCTGAAG AAGTGAGCAGTATCGAATGGGAGTTTATCAACATGACAGAACAAGAAGAAGATCTCATCTGTCGAATGTATAGACTTGTAGGTGACAG GTGGGATTTAATAGCAGGAAGAGTGCCAGGAAGACAACCAGAAGAAATAGAGAGATATTGGATAATGAGAAATAGTGATGGCTTTGCGGAGAAACGACGCCAACTTCATCACTCCTCTCACAAAAATACCAAACCTTACCGTCCACGTTTTTCAGTTTATCCTTCTTAG